From the Anguilla rostrata isolate EN2019 chromosome 5, ASM1855537v3, whole genome shotgun sequence genome, the window AGGTATAGTTCATGTCACAGTGATAGTTCTTTACCTGTCAGTCTCTATGGCACATTAAGGTATAGTTCATGTCACAGCGCTAGTTCTTTACCTGTCCGTTTCTATGGCACATTAAGGTATATTTCATGTCACAGCGCTAGTTCTTTACCTGTCTGTTTCTATGACACATTAAGGTATAGTTCATGTCACAGCGCTATGGCACATTAAGGTATATTTCATGTCACAGCGCTAGTTCTTTACCTGCAGGTTTCTATGTGACGAAGCTGTACACCACAGAGACAAGGATGATGACCAgaatcacacagcacaccatgATCATCATTTTCTTCTATAGAGGAgaaggagtgtgtgagagagaaagagaaagagaaagagaaagagagagggagagggagggcagacATAGAGCAGAATAGTGAGAATAAATAACAGAATTAGTCAGTAAAAGAGAAGGAAGAAACAGACTGTACACATGCTGGaaacaaagagaaataaaagtGGACAGGACTCAGAGAAGAGGATAAAGAGGgccaatacattttaaatatttttttcttttttctaaaataaatagaaactgTTTTTTCCCAAGTTTCTCAGGCTAGTCTAGCCCCAGTCTCAAGCCCAAGAACAGTGCAGCACATACTGAACACTCTTCAGAGAGCCTGCACAAAtcagcagaagaagaaaagcagAGGGCCTGACTGAAGTGTTaataggaagagagagaggaggaaagtgctggagggtgctgtgtgtgtatattatgatgtgtgtgtgtgtgtattatgatgtgtgtgtgtgtgtgtgtgtgtatgtgcaagatGAGATGGAAGCCCATTAGTGTCACTGTTACATGAGGCTGGGTAGGGTAGTTCagtggtgggggatggggggggggggtcacccgGTGCCACTCACCCGGCGAGCTTCTGCCTGGAACTTGACCGCTTTCTTTGTGTCAGCCACCGCCCGCTCCACAAAGCCCACTGATTGGTCCATATTGCTCTCGATCCTGTCAATCATGCCACCCTggcaggtggagggggggacCAGGATGGAAATGAAGAGAGGACAAACAGGCAGGGAAGAGAGACcaaacaatgagagagagagagagagagagagagaggagggaataGCAGGAGGAGGGATTTATGGAGTGATGCAGAGGTTGTGTTACAGGGGGCCatgtgcacagcacacagacaaaacttaaaaataaattcatggcTTTCCTTTCTGACGCCACTTGCTAAGTTAAGTTATTTTTGTTGATCGCTGAACTATGTTTGTGAAGAAGGCAAAGAAGTTCAGACATCGCGTCAACAACAGAGTTTGGGCTCCATTCTTATTGAGATCAGTCAGCTCAGGAAATTAATAGAAATTCAATCAAGTAACAAAAAAATCCTCACTGAACATAaccaaatgtaaatgaatttcCTGAACTTATAGAACTGAACTGACCCCATCCTTGGTTCCAGCTCAGATAGACAGagcttcagacagacagagccacAGATGGgcatacagacagagacagacagacagacaggcaggcagacagacagactgacaggcaggcaggcaggaagacagacagacagacagacaggcaggcaggcaggcaggcaagtagacagacagacagacaggtgggtGGGTACCTGGTTCTCCACCAGCATGGCGATGTCCACAAACATGTCATGCAGCTCCTTGATGCTGCTCTCCAGCCGCACAATGTCTTTGTGCCGAGCCTCGATCTCGCTCAGCGCCTGCTTGGAGATGCCCGAGTCCATGATCTGCAGGCAGGAAAGAGTTAATAGCAAAGCAGAGCttcacatgcaaatacacacacactcacacacacgcacacacacactacacatacacacgcacacagacacacgcacacacacacacacactcacacacatgcacacacacacacgcacacacacacacacacacacacacacacacatacacacacatacacacatgcacacacacacacacacacacactcacacacacacatgtatgcacgcacacgcacacacacacacactcacacacatgcatgcatacacacacacacaaacgcaaacacatgcatgcatggatacatgcacgcacacacgcttgcgcacatatacatacacatacaaacacacacacactcaccctcacacactgctTTGTGAGAGTGTATTACCCCTGCAGTGAAAACTGCTGCATTTCCCCCTTCCAGCATTTCCTCCAGCTCTTCATCAGTTGTAGTTTTACCAgctagagaggagagaggttagagggttaatacagcactgacacatgcTTTATCACTCACagtgcagcactgacacacactttAACTCTCCCTGTGCAGCTCGGACACATGCTTTAACACTGcctctgcagcactgacacacacttaAACTCTCCctgtgcagcactgacacatgcTTTAACACTGCCTCTGCACCACTGACACATGCTTTAACTCTCCCTATTCAGCACGGACACATGCTTTAACACTGCCTCTGCACCACTGACACATGCTTTAACTCTCCCTATTCAGCACGGACACATGCTTTAACTCTCCCTATTCAGCACGGACACATGCTTTAACTCTCCCTATTCAGCACTGACACATGCTTTAACACTGCCTCTGCAGCGCTGACACAAGCTTAAATACTCCCTGTTCAGCACTGACACACGCTTAAACACTCacagtgcagtactgacactttcacataataataataataataataagaagcaTGTTATTAACCAAATCATGTGAAGAAAGGAATGAAAGTATTTTCTTCTGAATATTTGTGAAAGTAAAATTGTCTGTCTGCCGGTACGTTACTGGTGTGCAAGTATTTTAAAGAGTGTTGGACCCCCTAATCTCTGCCTCAGAGACTCACTGATCTCCAGCTGCCTCTGGATCCGGCCTTTGCTCCTCTCCCTGAAGTCCACCTGAGCCTCATTGTACTTGGTCATCACCTCCACAAACTTCCTGGACAGAACGGCATGCTGGGTGGATGAGAGGACAGCGAGGACAACATCATTGCCAAACAGCTCACATCTGCAtcaggccaatcagagagcagacaAGCATGCACTGTCCACTGGAGTATGTCATTTTAGATACCACCTCGTATCAACCAAGTCAGGCTCACAGAAGTCAGGCTAACCCAAGTCAGGTTCACAGAAGTCAGGCTAACCCAAGTCAGGCTCACAGAAGTCAGGCTAACCCAAGTCAGGTTCACAGAAGTCAGGCTAACCCAAGTCAGGTTCACAAAAGTCAGGCTAACCCAAGTCAGGCTCACAGAGGTCAGGCTCGACCAAGTCAGGTTCACAGAAGTCAGGCTAACCCAAGTCAGGTTCACAGAAGTCAGGCTAACCCAAGTCAGGCTCACAGAGGTCAGGCTAACCCAAGTCAGGTTCACAGAAGTCAGGCTAACCCAAGTCAGGCTCACAGAGGTCAGGCTAACCCAACTCAGGTTCACACAGGCATGTGCTGGAAGAAGAAGGTTCATGTGCAGCCATGTCCTTCATTTACCTGAGATTTTCGGATACGCATGTCGGCCGACACTCTCTCCTCATTCGTCTCCAGATTTCGCTCGATACCTGCCACGCAAATAAGCGTGTTTACCGGACAAAGGGGACAGATGAAGTCTCCATTCAGcttgaaacacactgaaaggtCTACACATTATATCTCTAACAGAGCTTAATAAGTGTGGGGTTTTCTTCTTGTTGCTAACATTACTGTTTCTAGCATAAATTCCCACCTATACCCGCCATAATGCACTGAATGACTGTACAATGACActgtacatacattacattgaGTATATGCCAGTATAAATATACTGCATTTGTTTACTTATGTTTGTACTTTCTGTCTGTGAGATGTCCGaacgccacacacacagtagcactgcccagcagagtgtgtgtggtccACACACACTGGTCATTCAGATCATTCATAGCTACAGCAGTTATGTTCAGTGCAGAGCATCAACACCCTCAACTGACTTTTTAATTTGTTGCGAGCGTTGTTGGCCAGTTTTTTGATGTCGATGGTGACGGCTTCCAAGTCATCCTGCGTTtctgaggagaaagagagagagaaagcgcaaGATAAGACACAAGAAGAAAGAAGACGGACGTAATATGGTTCAGACAGAGgaaaagtgtgtgcgtgtgtgtatttgagtgtgtgtaacGGGTGTAGCTTGGCTAGTTCACCAGTAAGCACAGTAAGGTGCAATATAGTGAAGTTTTTGCAGCATGCTACCGTGACAACACTCTTTGGCGTTGCCCTTGGGTCGGGGAAATTTTGCCCTTAGCAGACTGGTATCACATTTGTCTTTGGATCCTTTGGGCGAGTAAGAGGCCTGGGTTCATATGTACATACTCTGATCTGACGTTGGGGCTGAGAGAATGACAGAGTAGAGCTTCTTGACTTCAGCTACATTCTCATCTATCTTGTCGATGCTCGTCCTGATCTCTTCAATCTGAACCAGAGAGGCAGAATGTAAGTTAAGCAAACTGACGACAGACACGTACAAACCATCTGACACATATAGAGTAGAACAAACCATCTGACGCATACAAAGCAGAACAAACCATCTGACACATACAGAGTAGAACAAACCATCTGACGCATACAGTGctgtacagatgcacacataaaGCAACAATATAATGCAGCACAGCCCCAAAATGCCAAGTTCAGACTCTTACCTGGGAGAAGAACTCATCCATAAATGCAGCGTTGTCTATGGCAACCTCGACTTCGTCCGCATCATCCGTGTCACACGTCTGTGAAGAGGCAGAGAAAGTGCATGTGGTCAGCAGCACACGCTCACAACACGCCATACGTATGTCTCAGTCACACGGCAGAGCCCAGCTCTACTGCAGGGCTTTCTCAGGGGTCTCCTGGGACTTTTAGAATGTAAACTATCAGAGTGTATTatgagcaaaatgtttttttactgaAGACAGACACTGTGCTAAAAACTGTGGTAAGCCTTGAGGGGGAACATTGGGGTACATAGAGGCACACGGGGGCACACATTTATTAGGCGTGCAATACAAAACTTTACCATACAATTAATGTCAATAATAATCAAAGCTATAGAGCTTTTTGTAACCCTATACAGCCCTCGACAGTGCTCTGATTCAATGGCGGTGGGCATTGTCAGATTGACAGTGTTGTGGCCCAATAACATTGGGGGGGGGTATCAGGGGTGGCCAATCATAttgcaggggggggggcctttAGCCATGATTCCTGAACCTACAGCCCCACCAGCACCACGAAGGGCTCGCTGAGCCAGCCCTAGAACATTCCACAGGGATGCAGAAACATTTGAAAGGTAGGCTGTGTTATGAGGCCTGGCCTTCACAGAGACACTGCCACAGTTGCTTCTGGaaccttccctcctccctctctgatgTAATAGCCGCACGATGCCCTCCTGCCCCCGTGTGTTCACATCTCGCAGTGCGTGCTGTAGGCGGTGCAGCTCCCAGGCCCTGTGACATGCGCTAATGGCGGTGGAAGCGCTGTGGGGGATTAGCAGAGCCCTGCTGCAGGCCTGCAGGATTAGCATACGCCATCCTCACGGATTCCACAGGCCCCGGAACACACATCCTCAGCTCTGCGTCTTAATGCTGAAAGCCCTGTCCCCCAAACACCAGAACCAAAAACATCCTCATTTAGCGCATGTTCCCCCAAACACCAGAACCAAAAACATCCTCATTTAGTGCATGTTCCCCCAAACACCAGAACCAAAAACATCCTGATTTAGCGCATGTTCCCCCAAACACCAGACCCAAAAACATCCTCATTTAGTGCATGTTCTCCCAAACACTGCAGCCAAAAACATCCCCATTTAGTGCATCTTCAGAAAAGTCCTTAAAGGGCACGTCTAGGTACAATGCTAGTGTCCAATGGACACACTAACTGGCACCTCCAGTAGTTAAGAAGCAGAGAGGGCGGGCGCAAAGCTGGAGTTGAGTATCTGGTGACTATAATGAATCCGTAAGGCGGGGCCTGTCTGAATTTAGTGCATGCTGTCACTCATGGCCAGTGGGTACTGACTGTCTCCTACCCACGGCCCTCCTGTTCTCAATCCGAGGGCAGCCAATGGGAATCTCCTCAGGCATATATCCCTATccggctctgtgtctgtctcagtgtagagttcaaatgtgctttatttgcatgagaAGAGAAACTAAAGCATTGAAATTCACAGATGACATTACCAGCCATTATACACATGAGCAAaattatacacacgcacagacacacacacacattcactctccctctctctcacacacacacccacacatgcacacgtgcacacacacacacacacacatactctccctctctctcacacacacgcacacgtgcacactcacacacacacacacacaaacacacacacactctccctctgtcacacacgcacacgtgcacactcacacacacacatgcacatgtgcacacacacacacacacactcactctccctctctctcacacacacacgcacacatgcacacgtgcacacacacacacaaacacacatactctccctctctctcacacacacgcacacgtgcacactcacacacacacaaacacacacacactctccctctctctcacactcacacactaacacactctccctctgtcacacacgcacacgtgcacactcacacacacacacatgcacatgtgcacacacacacacacactctccctctctctctctcacacacacacgcacgcgcgcacactcacacacacacacacacaaacacacactctctctctctctctcacacacacatacactcacacagtcgAGTGTGAACTATCACCTACAAAGACATATCTGTCAACATTCATGAGGAATTCCAATCAGAAGGTGAACGTCCGATACCATCTCCATGAGAAAAGGATCTTactgaggaggaggacgagcaAATGTTATAGTTTATGTTTACAGAGGTTCTGTGTTTAGTCACCCAGCTAGCTGGATAAATAGCATATTTTTATCAACATAAGCTATTATAaccatttctacattttttgtaaaagtaATCAACATGCCTTTAAAATAATTGGAATATTAGagggaaaacaaacagagaggTGAGCTAAGCATCGCAATAAAGGAAAACCAGCGTCTGCGTCTGTTAGCGAACGAGAAGGACCCAGCCAGGGAGAGCAGATAGAGCATGCAgccttttttattgcttttttacttttttggtcAGGACAGGTGTTTGTTTATTGGTACAGAGCGGCCACGATTGCTGGATCAGGGTTTATCTGTCTGAAAAGTTCCAGTCATCATGCAGAGGAATCCAGTACCGTGTAGAGACTTTTAATTGTCATGGAAAATGTGCTAATTCGCACTGAGAGAGTTCgagtaaatcattttaataacagACTTCATTAATATATATCTCTTTTCTCAATGGAAAAATCCTTCACGGTGAAGGGGGGAAACTCATGTAAATGATCACTAATGCGTAgcccccacctgggtgatgcacagaaCAGTCACTACACAATTACTTAAGAGGgggaagagtgccccctgcCACCACCAACACTGCCAGCAGGAACATtttcccaggcggtctcccagCAGCAAGGTACATTATGCTAAGGCTGCTGAAAGTTGTCATGAAGAAGGTTCCAGTTATCATAGGGAGGGCTCCAGTTGTCTTGGAGATGGTTTCTGTCCAAACTGATTAAGACACGGCTAAGTGTACAATGTGTCCGCTTCtgtcttttctcctctctcaagAGGAGCCACTACCTGCACATTATCTGAGCCCAACAACCGCTTTCCAGCTAAGGCATGACAACGTGCTCACAATGCTGCTGCCATGTAATGGTAATGCtgtaacatttacaaaacattacagcaacattgtgagaacattttgtgtggGTTTTAGCAGGAGATGTCAGACAGTCCAAAAAGACAGCATGTCAATTGGCAAAAGTAAGACATTAAACCCCTGGTCAGTTTATAATATATATGGACACACATCCAAGTCTGTTCTTCCTGATTCACTAATAGCAGTCTAGTACTCCCCCCCTGCACCATTTACTGATTCACATGAACCAAGCTGTGGTCTGTGCACCATTTACTGATTCATATGAAGAAATCTGTGGTCTGTGCACCATTTACTGATTCACATGAACCAATCTGTGGTCTGTGCACCATTTACTGATTCACATGAACCAATCTGTGGTCTGTGCACCATTTACTGATGCATATGAAGAAATCTGTGGTCTGTGCACCATTTACTGATTCACATGAACCAATATGTGGTCTGTGCACCATTTACTGATTCACATGAACCAATCTGTGGTCTGTGCACCATTTACTGATGCATATGAAGAAATCTGTGGTCTGACAACCATTTACTGATTCACATGAACCAATATGTGGTCTGTGCACCATTTAATGATTCACATGAACCAATCTGTGGTCTGTGCACCATTTACTGATTCACATGAACCAATCTGTGGTCTGTGCACCATTTACTGATTCACATGAACCAATCTGTGGTCTGTGCACCATTTACTGATTCACATGAACCAATCTGTGGTCTGTGCACCATTTACTGATTCACATGAACCAATCTGTGGTCTGTGCACCATTTACTGATTCACATGAACCAATATGTGGTCTGTGCACCATTTACTGATTCACATGAACCAATCTGTGGTCTGTGCACCATTTACTGATTCACATGAACCAATCTGTGGTCTGTGCACCATTTACTGATTCACATGAACCAATCTGTGGTTTGTACACCATTTACTGATTCATATGAACCAATCTGTGCTCTGTACACCATTTACTGACTTATATGAATCTATGCCCTGTGCCGTACTGCTAAGAAGAAGGGCCCAATTGACCCATTGAATACTCTCAGACTCTCTGGAGCACCATGGCCTGCACAGGTGTCCTTCCTGATTGGTCGGATGTGCGATTGCCCGTGAGGGGACTGTGTTTTTGGTGACAAACGCTGGGATGCTGACTCCATCTCACCACAGTAATATCAGCGGACTGCTGATTTCATCCTGCTAAGCCAATGCTGCAGctacaggaaatgaactttcaAACATATTTATGTAATGCAGAACACAACAGGCACAATACTCACAGCAAGATACAGtcaatgtgcacacacagatgcacgcacacacacatgcacacacgcacacacacacacaaacacactgcacacatgcccaagcacacacacacacactgcgtgcaaacacacacacacactgcacatatgcacaagcacacgcactcATCGAACCCGcgcacaggcatgcatgcagacacacagacagttgGTCCACTGTCTACTGGGTGGATGTCTGCTCAGAAATTATACACTGAAAACACAGCTATACGTTGTGATTATTATGGACAGGACAAGGCAGGATGTGACCTACTGAACACTGCAAATGGAATTTGcgttataataaaaaaaaaaaataaaaataaacagcaaaaccCATCACACTGACTGAGGATAAATGAGTGACCATATGCCCCTGGgataaaaaagaataagaaggaaaaaacaatcCTCCTCTTTCCCCTTTCCACTAATCGCCGCCAGCCcgtacccctccccctcatgtGGGCATCCCTCCGCGCGCCccgacccccctccctcgcGCTTCATTCATGG encodes:
- the stx3a gene encoding syntaxin-3 isoform X1, translating into MKDRLEQLKATCDTDDADEVEVAIDNAAFMDEFFSQIEEIRTSIDKIDENVAEVKKLYSVILSAPTSDQKTQDDLEAVTIDIKKLANNARNKLKSIERNLETNEERVSADMRIRKSQHAVLSRKFVEVMTKYNEAQVDFRERSKGRIQRQLEITGKTTTDEELEEMLEGGNAAVFTAGIMDSGISKQALSEIEARHKDIVRLESSIKELHDMFVDIAMLVENQGGMIDRIESNMDQSVGFVERAVADTKKAVKFQAEARRKKMMIMVCCVILVIILVSVVYSFVT
- the stx3a gene encoding syntaxin-3 isoform X2, producing the protein MKDRLEQLKATCDTDDADEVEVAIDNAAFMDEFFSQIEEIRTSIDKIDENVAEVKKLYSVILSAPTSDQKTQDDLEAVTIDIKKLANNARNKLKSIERNLETNEERVSADMRIRKSQHAVLSRKFVEVMTKYNEAQVDFRERSKGRIQRQLEITGKTTTDEELEEMLEGGNAAVFTAGIMDSGISKQALSEIEARHKDIVRLESSIKELHDMFVDIAMLVENQGGMIDRIESNMDQSVGFVERAVADTKKAVKFQAEARRGFRSPLHPAWITRTIISLRNE